A genome region from Candidatus Bathyarchaeota archaeon includes the following:
- a CDS encoding PaaI family thioesterase: MKGTDHFAEALGIKLVEVRDGYAKVSMKVEKLHTNALGFTHGGAIFSLADYAFAQACNFGDNVAVAVE; the protein is encoded by the coding sequence ATGAAGGGAACAGATCATTTTGCAGAAGCATTAGGGATTAAGCTTGTCGAAGTTAGGGATGGGTACGCAAAAGTTTCTATGAAAGTTGAGAAACTGCACACAAACGCTTTGGGCTTCACGCATGGCGGCGCAATCTTTTCGCTAGCAGACTACGCTTTCGCTCAAGCATGCAATTTCGGAGACAACGTTGCAGTGGCTGTGGAA
- a CDS encoding branched-chain amino acid ABC transporter permease, whose protein sequence is MSLKQSIYTFLRSKGFLSIVGFFSILGLIPVFVGDNFFLTVLTLIVIFTIYAASWNFLANSGQGSLGHAVFLGIGGFSSAIIGSSIANSAASLAGITQLPVGPLSVGIQVLAVLVGGLLSAAIGLLIGLTCVRLKAWYLAMVTFGFSVIAATLSSQFDWITQGINGYATTTLVPKGYPFYVLVVFFAVAAITVMYIIMKSRIGLGFKAIHGNEAEAKMIGINTAKYKLIAFVISSFFAGISGGLYAYFIRLIDNSIFSPAHSFTPLIMSVIGGLGTVAGPVIGSIFFVSIQQIVALPIVVEALRSSLGSYFPQVSNVGPPITYITVGAILVLIVIFAPKGLISLPNKFKGTSPKLRNLFNDLVKGRIFEREKKQ, encoded by the coding sequence ATGTCACTTAAACAATCAATTTACACTTTTCTGCGTTCAAAAGGCTTCTTGTCTATTGTTGGCTTCTTCAGCATTTTAGGTCTTATTCCAGTTTTTGTCGGAGATAATTTTTTCTTAACTGTTTTGACTCTTATCGTAATTTTCACGATCTACGCTGCCAGCTGGAACTTTCTTGCTAACTCAGGTCAAGGTTCACTGGGTCACGCTGTCTTCTTGGGTATAGGTGGGTTTTCTTCAGCGATAATCGGGAGTTCAATTGCCAACAGTGCAGCAAGCTTAGCGGGTATAACTCAATTGCCAGTTGGACCTTTATCGGTCGGCATACAGGTTTTGGCGGTTCTGGTTGGCGGTTTGCTTTCCGCTGCGATTGGTTTGTTGATAGGTTTAACCTGTGTAAGGTTAAAGGCGTGGTATCTAGCTATGGTTACTTTTGGTTTTTCAGTCATCGCAGCAACTTTGTCGAGTCAGTTTGACTGGATCACTCAGGGCATTAATGGGTATGCAACGACAACTCTTGTTCCTAAAGGGTATCCATTTTATGTTTTGGTAGTTTTCTTTGCCGTGGCGGCTATCACTGTAATGTACATAATTATGAAGTCGAGGATAGGGTTAGGGTTCAAGGCTATTCATGGGAATGAAGCGGAGGCCAAGATGATTGGGATAAACACTGCAAAATACAAGCTTATCGCTTTTGTTATAAGCTCCTTTTTTGCGGGGATATCAGGAGGGTTATATGCCTACTTCATCAGGCTCATTGATAATTCAATATTCTCTCCAGCCCACTCTTTTACGCCGTTGATTATGAGCGTTATAGGAGGGTTAGGCACGGTTGCTGGACCAGTAATCGGCTCTATCTTTTTTGTTTCGATTCAGCAGATTGTTGCGCTGCCAATAGTGGTTGAAGCTTTGCGTTCTTCTCTTGGCTCGTACTTCCCACAAGTTAGCAATGTTGGGCCTCCAATTACGTACATTACAGTTGGAGCCATTTTGGTCTTAATTGTCATTTTTGCGCCGAAAGGTTTGATATCTTTGCCCAATAAATTCAAAGGGACAAGCCCTAAACTTCGTAATTTATTCAATGACTTGGTCAAGGGACGCATTTTCGAGAGGGAGAAGAAACAATGA
- a CDS encoding branched-chain amino acid ABC transporter permease: MDITAPTVVLTLVWGVAIGCVYILLATGLNIIFGVMKLVNFAHGQLLMLGAFLTWTIAFSSGMNAYVAIVVAMIVVAFLGIAVERLTFRKVLGTDKLNEIFVSLGLIYIFEYAAMLIWGATSKQVVSPFYGLSLNFGSFSITYDRVVAVFVVIATLAAFGFLIKKTKVGLAMRATSQRNSTALLMGINVEKIYMLTFAIGAALAAVAGGLYGIIFSFDYQVGAMPTIIAFAIIIMGGLGSIKGAIIGGLLYGITEQLATLLFGGIWGSAVAFALLIVVLVLRPNGIFGEKGE; the protein is encoded by the coding sequence ATGGACATAACCGCTCCAACAGTCGTCTTAACTTTAGTCTGGGGTGTCGCCATTGGCTGCGTTTACATACTATTGGCAACTGGGTTAAACATTATTTTTGGCGTCATGAAACTAGTTAACTTTGCCCATGGACAACTGCTCATGTTAGGTGCTTTTCTGACATGGACAATAGCATTTTCCTCGGGAATGAACGCATACGTGGCCATCGTAGTCGCCATGATTGTTGTTGCTTTTTTGGGAATTGCTGTTGAAAGATTAACATTCCGCAAAGTTCTTGGTACAGACAAGTTGAACGAGATTTTTGTAAGTTTAGGGTTGATTTACATTTTTGAATATGCGGCTATGCTCATTTGGGGAGCTACTTCCAAGCAGGTTGTTAGCCCTTTCTATGGCTTAAGTCTAAACTTCGGCAGCTTTTCCATCACCTATGACCGCGTCGTTGCCGTATTTGTGGTGATTGCCACACTTGCAGCCTTTGGGTTTTTGATTAAGAAAACAAAAGTGGGCTTAGCCATGAGAGCAACCAGTCAAAGAAACAGCACAGCACTTCTCATGGGGATAAACGTTGAGAAAATTTACATGCTTACTTTCGCCATCGGCGCAGCATTGGCCGCTGTAGCTGGAGGGTTATACGGTATAATTTTTTCGTTTGACTATCAGGTCGGAGCCATGCCGACAATCATAGCGTTTGCCATCATAATAATGGGCGGTTTAGGAAGCATTAAAGGTGCAATCATCGGTGGTTTACTGTACGGTATCACTGAGCAGTTGGCAACTTTGCTCTTCGGCGGGATTTGGGGAAGCGCTGTTGCCTTCGCACTACTTATAGTTGTGTTGGTCCTCAGACCGAACGGAATATTCGGCGAGAAGGGAGAATGA
- a CDS encoding ABC transporter substrate-binding protein — protein sequence MQKKIIAIIVAIIIIVATVAALQLAPKAPSAEARNIKIGLVAPISGSPIGQDMERAARMAVDEINNAGGIYVDEWHTNVNITLIIADTINDAPANAVTPVTRAVETDQVDLLIGGYGSAGTLANQMVAIDNKVPFIITGASNELVTRRGPQGNYGGFGPNGPNSVSDAEGMSYMFHYCTTTYHYSKTVVEFFANEMKPMVAPNRNFNLAILYRNDAFGQGVQQATKYWIQNLSLPITLVADRSYDPATTNYQTDLTAVASAKPDGVLVVDNPDKSPQIIKQGWNDVGLKTVYIVIENNQDPAFYDLLGETGNGQLLESRFNPFMQPSYSTAVQTYTEKFNQLYPHVMPGMMGAGTYDAFYIAKDAITRAGTVDKASVRDAIENTNLDQRLFPTKTGKISFSTGVNYHEIEPITFVEQLKWDAATNHLTSQIVWVPISGTNLKQADFTLPTGYQPGQ from the coding sequence TTGCAAAAGAAAATAATAGCCATAATCGTAGCTATAATTATAATCGTTGCAACAGTAGCAGCTTTGCAGTTAGCACCAAAAGCACCATCAGCAGAAGCCAGAAACATAAAGATAGGCCTAGTTGCACCAATATCAGGCTCACCAATCGGCCAGGATATGGAGCGCGCCGCTCGCATGGCAGTAGACGAGATAAATAACGCAGGTGGTATCTATGTCGATGAATGGCACACCAATGTGAACATAACCCTCATAATTGCTGACACCATAAACGACGCCCCAGCCAACGCAGTCACACCAGTAACAAGAGCCGTCGAAACAGACCAAGTTGACCTCCTCATAGGCGGGTATGGTAGCGCAGGCACACTTGCTAACCAAATGGTAGCCATTGATAACAAAGTCCCATTCATTATCACTGGAGCCTCAAACGAACTAGTCACCCGAAGAGGCCCACAAGGCAACTACGGTGGTTTTGGACCAAATGGACCCAATAGTGTTTCTGATGCCGAAGGAATGAGCTACATGTTCCATTACTGCACGACAACCTACCACTACAGCAAAACAGTAGTTGAATTCTTTGCCAACGAGATGAAGCCCATGGTTGCACCAAACCGAAACTTCAACCTTGCAATACTCTACAGGAACGATGCATTCGGCCAAGGTGTTCAGCAAGCTACAAAGTACTGGATACAGAATCTAAGCTTACCGATAACCCTAGTAGCAGACAGAAGCTATGACCCAGCAACAACCAATTACCAGACTGATTTGACAGCGGTGGCAAGCGCGAAACCTGATGGAGTGCTCGTAGTTGACAACCCAGACAAATCACCTCAAATAATAAAGCAAGGATGGAACGATGTCGGCTTAAAGACTGTTTACATCGTGATTGAAAACAATCAAGACCCCGCATTCTATGACCTCTTAGGCGAAACTGGAAACGGTCAACTTCTTGAGTCGAGATTTAACCCTTTCATGCAACCCTCATACTCAACAGCCGTGCAGACGTACACAGAGAAGTTCAACCAACTATATCCACATGTAATGCCTGGAATGATGGGTGCAGGCACCTATGACGCTTTCTACATAGCTAAAGACGCGATTACGAGAGCAGGAACAGTTGACAAAGCATCCGTTAGAGATGCAATCGAAAACACAAATCTGGACCAAAGGTTGTTCCCAACAAAGACAGGCAAAATAAGCTTCAGCACAGGCGTCAACTACCATGAAATTGAGCCTATAACCTTCGTTGAGCAACTCAAATGGGACGCAGCAACCAACCATCTTACCTCACAAATCGTTTGGGTACCGATCAGCGGAACCAACCTAAAGCAAGCTGACTTCACGCTACCAACAGGCTATCAACCTGGACAGTAA
- a CDS encoding indolepyruvate oxidoreductase subunit beta: MKSLDIVFSGVGGQGVVVLSDIYCEAAMIDGFDAAKAEIHGMAQRGGSIVAYARIGAKVESPLIETGKADAIVGFEILETARALPMLKKNGTVIVNMKYIPPSCATVGVKPKKTEELLAMLRAKAKVYEVDGIGIAQQLGNLLVVNTVLLGALSALPQIPVKSESFKQAIAGRLKEKYINLNLKAFQLGRESVLKS, encoded by the coding sequence ATGAAAAGCCTCGACATTGTTTTTAGCGGTGTAGGTGGACAAGGCGTTGTGGTTCTAAGTGACATTTACTGTGAAGCGGCAATGATAGACGGGTTTGATGCGGCGAAAGCGGAAATTCACGGCATGGCACAGCGCGGCGGTTCAATCGTAGCGTACGCGCGAATCGGCGCCAAGGTTGAATCCCCCCTCATCGAAACAGGAAAAGCTGACGCGATTGTCGGTTTTGAAATTCTTGAAACTGCAAGAGCCCTGCCGATGCTAAAGAAAAACGGCACTGTAATCGTGAACATGAAGTATATTCCGCCAAGCTGCGCCACAGTTGGCGTTAAACCTAAAAAAACTGAGGAGTTGCTGGCGATGCTTAGGGCTAAAGCCAAGGTTTATGAAGTAGACGGCATAGGCATCGCGCAACAGTTAGGCAACTTACTGGTTGTTAACACGGTTCTTTTGGGAGCGCTTTCGGCTCTTCCGCAAATTCCCGTGAAGAGTGAATCTTTCAAGCAAGCCATAGCGGGCAGGCTTAAGGAAAAATACATCAATTTGAACCTCAAAGCCTTCCAACTAGGCAGAGAAAGCGTGTTAAAGAGTTAA
- a CDS encoding thiamine pyrophosphate-dependent enzyme gives MTSKIAVDKPGSFALLNGDEAVARGAVEATVKVAASYPGTPATEILEAIAEVAKELDIYAEWSVNEIVAVEVAAGASMAGVRSIASMKHVGLNVAADAAMTLAYTGVEGGMVIAVCDDPALHSSQNEQDTRYFAVHAKLPLLDAGNPQEAHDMAKEAFEISEKLHLPVILRLTTRVAHSKAKVKLGDFQRLKRKPEFDKVGSKWVMVPSNAIRQHRVLEVKMAEAKTLANHSKFNFIEDNGSDIGVIGSGVGYYYARSVLDTKKFSWLKLGFVYPFPQEIVKRFALKVKKLIVIEELRPYLEENIQRLGLRVIGKDQLGLEEIGELTPDSVRKALASRKLTEKAEEPELVKLPPRPPALCPGCPHRAFYYALNMVNQHIECDNDKCVGCDICEYVCSYEKEKVFNPLKSRIRSIRIGQTFNTAVTCKGCIDTPCITACPEDALAVSSKTGAIIVDEEKCKGCDWCIEACKYGAITLHPTSHKAIVCDMCGGDPKCIPLCPESALSLTGKSDDKIVTGDIGCYTLGVLPPVNSVQTCLCMGAGIAQAAGMVHAGVKDKAFAVIGDSTFFHAGMPGLLNAVYNKANICVIILDNSVVAMTGHQPTPGSGKTAMGTDAKVVRLQDIAKGVGIEKIVTVDPYDIKGTTQAIREIMEYNAPSVIISQRACPLLVERGRPREVTDKCNGCGVCVKAFGCPAIALSNERAEIDSTLCYGCGVCQVVCPFEAIKETEK, from the coding sequence ATGACTTCCAAGATTGCAGTTGATAAGCCGGGCAGTTTTGCCTTGCTTAACGGAGATGAGGCAGTTGCACGTGGGGCAGTGGAAGCCACCGTTAAAGTTGCAGCCTCTTACCCAGGCACGCCTGCAACTGAAATTTTGGAAGCAATAGCCGAAGTTGCTAAAGAATTAGATATCTATGCCGAGTGGAGCGTTAACGAGATTGTGGCTGTGGAAGTTGCCGCTGGTGCTTCCATGGCTGGCGTGCGCTCTATAGCGTCAATGAAGCATGTTGGACTTAACGTTGCCGCTGACGCAGCCATGACCTTGGCTTACACGGGCGTTGAAGGCGGGATGGTTATTGCCGTCTGTGATGACCCAGCGTTGCACAGTAGCCAAAACGAGCAAGACACCCGTTACTTTGCTGTTCACGCAAAACTGCCACTGCTTGACGCTGGGAACCCGCAAGAAGCCCATGATATGGCAAAGGAAGCCTTTGAAATCAGCGAAAAACTGCATCTGCCCGTAATTCTCCGTCTCACAACAAGAGTTGCGCATAGCAAAGCCAAGGTTAAACTCGGTGATTTCCAAAGACTAAAACGCAAGCCAGAATTCGACAAGGTCGGTTCAAAATGGGTTATGGTGCCATCAAACGCCATTCGCCAGCACCGAGTTTTAGAGGTGAAGATGGCAGAGGCTAAAACACTTGCCAACCACTCAAAATTCAACTTCATTGAAGACAACGGTAGCGACATCGGCGTCATAGGAAGCGGAGTAGGCTACTACTACGCCCGCTCAGTGCTTGACACAAAAAAGTTCTCTTGGCTAAAACTGGGTTTTGTTTACCCCTTCCCGCAAGAAATCGTAAAAAGGTTTGCACTTAAAGTTAAAAAACTCATAGTAATCGAAGAACTAAGACCCTATCTAGAAGAGAACATTCAGCGCTTAGGCTTGCGCGTAATAGGAAAAGACCAGTTAGGCTTAGAGGAAATCGGCGAGTTAACACCCGACAGCGTACGCAAAGCCCTAGCTAGTCGAAAATTGACAGAGAAAGCAGAAGAGCCAGAACTTGTGAAGCTGCCGCCCAGACCGCCAGCCCTTTGTCCTGGCTGTCCTCACCGAGCGTTCTATTACGCTTTGAACATGGTTAACCAGCACATTGAATGCGACAATGACAAATGTGTGGGCTGTGACATCTGCGAGTACGTCTGCTCATATGAAAAAGAGAAAGTCTTCAACCCATTAAAATCAAGAATCCGTTCGATTCGGATTGGACAAACCTTTAACACGGCAGTAACCTGCAAAGGATGCATAGATACTCCCTGCATAACCGCTTGCCCCGAAGACGCCTTAGCCGTATCCAGCAAAACGGGCGCAATAATTGTTGATGAAGAAAAATGCAAAGGCTGTGATTGGTGTATAGAAGCCTGCAAATACGGCGCCATAACCCTGCATCCGACCAGCCACAAAGCAATAGTGTGCGACATGTGTGGGGGCGACCCAAAATGTATTCCGCTGTGTCCAGAGAGTGCACTGAGTTTAACTGGTAAATCAGACGATAAAATCGTTACTGGCGATATTGGCTGTTATACGCTGGGTGTTTTGCCGCCTGTAAACTCGGTTCAAACATGCCTTTGCATGGGCGCTGGAATTGCTCAAGCCGCAGGGATGGTTCATGCTGGTGTGAAAGACAAGGCATTTGCGGTTATCGGAGACTCCACGTTCTTCCACGCAGGCATGCCAGGACTTTTGAACGCTGTGTATAACAAAGCAAACATTTGCGTGATAATCTTGGATAACAGCGTCGTCGCCATGACTGGGCATCAGCCAACTCCGGGTTCAGGGAAAACTGCTATGGGCACAGACGCCAAAGTTGTTCGTTTGCAAGACATCGCGAAGGGGGTTGGCATAGAAAAAATCGTAACCGTTGACCCCTACGACATTAAGGGCACAACCCAAGCGATAAGAGAAATCATGGAATACAACGCGCCATCAGTTATTATTTCGCAAAGAGCCTGCCCGCTTCTTGTCGAAAGAGGCAGACCCAGAGAAGTCACCGACAAATGCAACGGTTGCGGAGTATGCGTAAAAGCCTTCGGCTGCCCAGCCATCGCGCTCTCAAATGAACGAGCCGAAATAGACAGCACGCTCTGCTACGGGTGCGGCGTATGCCAAGTTGTCTGCCCCTTTGAAGCCATAAAGGAGACGGAAAAATGA
- a CDS encoding phenylacetate--CoA ligase, with product MANGKYWNEKIETMHTEELKNYQLKKLKEQVKHCYENSSFYRKKFDSVGLKPQDIRSLEDLQKIPFTVKNDLRDNYPFGMVTVKSDEVVEIHASSGTTGNPIIGAYTQSDMDVWSELMARSIYTVGGRRQDVIHIAYGYGLFTGGLGFHYGAQKIGAKIIPASGGMTQRQIKLMKDLGATILACTPSFAVYLAETMAQEGIDPRRDLKLRIGMFGAEPWSNKIRERLEKDTGIQAFDIYGLTELCGPGVSVECEEHDGLHVWEDHFIVETINPDTGEVLSPGEEGELVFTTLTKTALPMLRYRTRDISKIETAPCKCGRTHARMMRVHGRSDDMLIIRGVNVFPSQIEFAVMCFSELATQYLIVVDRPGALDTFVVKVELSEKASKDPNLNINALKSEIQKRIHIVTGITAEVEIVKPGELPRTEGKAKRVLDLRKGKM from the coding sequence ATGGCCAATGGCAAGTACTGGAACGAAAAAATAGAAACCATGCACACTGAAGAACTCAAAAACTATCAACTCAAAAAACTCAAAGAACAAGTCAAGCACTGCTATGAAAACAGCAGTTTTTACCGCAAAAAGTTTGACAGCGTAGGGCTGAAACCTCAAGACATACGCTCTCTTGAGGACCTACAAAAAATTCCTTTTACAGTAAAAAACGATTTGAGGGATAACTACCCGTTCGGCATGGTCACAGTCAAATCAGACGAAGTGGTAGAGATTCATGCTTCCAGCGGAACAACTGGAAACCCAATCATCGGTGCCTACACGCAAAGTGACATGGATGTCTGGTCTGAACTTATGGCGCGCTCTATCTATACTGTAGGTGGCAGACGCCAAGATGTCATCCACATTGCTTACGGCTACGGCTTATTCACTGGCGGCTTAGGCTTCCACTATGGCGCTCAAAAAATCGGAGCCAAAATTATTCCAGCAAGCGGTGGCATGACGCAGCGCCAAATTAAACTCATGAAAGACTTGGGCGCAACCATCCTTGCGTGCACGCCAAGTTTTGCGGTTTATCTTGCAGAAACCATGGCTCAAGAAGGCATCGACCCCAGAAGAGACCTCAAACTCAGAATCGGCATGTTCGGCGCTGAACCATGGTCAAACAAAATTAGGGAAAGACTAGAAAAAGACACTGGAATCCAAGCCTTTGACATTTACGGGTTAACCGAGCTTTGCGGTCCAGGTGTCTCCGTGGAGTGTGAGGAGCATGACGGATTACATGTTTGGGAAGACCATTTTATCGTTGAAACCATAAACCCTGACACGGGCGAGGTTTTGTCTCCTGGTGAAGAAGGGGAGCTAGTCTTCACAACACTGACTAAAACAGCGTTGCCAATGCTCAGATACCGTACACGGGACATCTCAAAAATAGAAACTGCCCCATGCAAATGCGGACGCACCCACGCCAGAATGATGCGAGTTCATGGAAGATCAGATGACATGCTCATTATCCGCGGAGTAAACGTTTTCCCCTCGCAAATCGAGTTTGCAGTAATGTGCTTCTCAGAACTGGCTACTCAATACCTTATAGTTGTAGATAGACCAGGAGCACTGGACACCTTCGTTGTTAAGGTTGAATTATCTGAGAAAGCGTCCAAAGACCCGAACCTAAACATCAACGCCCTCAAGAGCGAAATTCAAAAGAGAATCCACATTGTAACAGGCATAACCGCTGAAGTGGAAATCGTAAAGCCAGGCGAACTCCCAAGAACAGAGGGCAAAGCAAAACGGGTTCTGGACTTGCGTAAGGGCAAAATGTAA
- a CDS encoding ABC transporter ATP-binding protein — protein sequence MLEIENLSAAYGLVQILREVTFKINEKEIVSIIGPNGAGKTTLVKTIMGFLQPKTGSIKFKGEDIGKLPPYERVKRGLTMIPEGREIFPRMTVEENLLLGAYTIKDKKSVMENKEKVYEIFPVLKKKEKSLAQTLSGGEQQMLVICRSLMSNPQLLILDEPSLGLAPMIVEKVLDTVRTINEEGVTVLLVEQNIHDSLNVADRGYVLEQGKIILEGKSRELLSNSHIKEVYLGL from the coding sequence GTGCTGGAAATAGAAAACTTGTCTGCTGCTTATGGACTGGTGCAGATTCTAAGAGAGGTAACTTTCAAGATTAACGAAAAAGAAATCGTCAGTATAATCGGACCTAACGGTGCAGGAAAAACCACCCTCGTCAAAACCATCATGGGCTTTCTGCAGCCAAAAACAGGGTCAATCAAGTTTAAGGGCGAAGACATAGGCAAACTGCCCCCTTACGAACGAGTCAAACGTGGACTCACTATGATTCCTGAGGGCAGAGAAATCTTTCCCCGCATGACTGTTGAAGAAAACCTGTTGCTTGGCGCTTACACCATAAAAGACAAAAAAAGCGTCATGGAAAACAAAGAGAAAGTCTACGAAATCTTTCCAGTGCTCAAAAAGAAGGAAAAATCACTCGCGCAAACACTCAGCGGCGGCGAACAGCAGATGCTGGTTATCTGTCGAAGCCTAATGTCGAATCCGCAACTGTTAATTTTAGATGAGCCCTCACTGGGTTTAGCACCCATGATCGTGGAGAAAGTTCTCGACACTGTGCGAACAATCAACGAAGAAGGCGTAACCGTCTTGCTGGTGGAACAAAACATTCATGACAGTTTAAACGTGGCTGACCGAGGCTATGTTCTTGAGCAGGGAAAGATTATATTGGAAGGCAAGAGTAGGGAACTTTTATCTAATAGTCACATAAAAGAAGTGTATCTAGGCCTATAA
- a CDS encoding ABC transporter ATP-binding protein has protein sequence MLKCTQVSKRFGGLQALKNVDFTIESGEIAGLVGPNGSGKSTLLNLISGVYKPDSGQILFLDEDISKLPPYRICAKGITKTAQTVQSFPEMTAVENVLTSVLFNKEKSTERTDALLRAEELLGFVGLSKEKFGVSAKSLNVVELRKIQLAKALATNPKLLLLDELLTGLTPKECDEAIELIKQINKQGVTVLIVEHVMRVIMGLCNRVIVLHHGEKICEGTPQHVCNDQHVVKVYLGKRFLLSGEEE, from the coding sequence TTGCTAAAATGTACCCAAGTCTCCAAGCGTTTCGGAGGACTCCAAGCCCTAAAAAACGTCGATTTCACGATAGAAAGCGGTGAAATAGCAGGGCTTGTTGGACCCAACGGGTCAGGCAAATCCACACTCTTAAACCTAATCAGCGGCGTCTACAAACCTGATTCAGGTCAAATCCTGTTTTTAGACGAGGACATTTCTAAGCTTCCGCCTTACCGAATTTGCGCTAAAGGCATCACCAAAACAGCGCAAACGGTTCAGTCTTTTCCCGAAATGACCGCGGTCGAAAATGTACTTACAAGTGTACTATTTAACAAGGAAAAATCAACAGAAAGAACGGATGCCCTGCTGAGGGCTGAGGAGCTCTTGGGCTTTGTGGGTTTAAGTAAAGAAAAGTTTGGTGTTTCAGCGAAAAGCCTAAACGTTGTTGAACTGCGCAAAATTCAACTTGCCAAGGCGCTCGCAACAAACCCTAAACTGCTTTTACTTGATGAGTTGCTAACGGGTTTAACACCGAAAGAATGTGACGAGGCAATCGAACTTATCAAACAGATAAACAAGCAAGGAGTTACGGTACTCATAGTTGAGCACGTGATGCGTGTAATCATGGGGCTTTGCAACAGAGTTATCGTATTGCACCATGGCGAAAAAATCTGCGAAGGCACACCGCAACACGTATGCAACGACCAGCACGTGGTGAAGGTTTACTTAGGCAAGCGATTTCTGCTTTCAGGGGAGGAAGAATAA
- a CDS encoding VapC toxin family PIN domain ribonuclease, translating to MLETDMLYAYVKEEDWLKPTAKNLFSKIVKGNYGTVYASRESLHEIYYVSQEEGVSIDEIVARGATLTAIENLVFLDTTYLIDLLALTLLKQYRFTSIFDAYYAATALNQVEDHTIISTDKVFDCLPGIKRIDPRKI from the coding sequence ATGCTTGAAACTGATATGCTGTATGCCTATGTCAAAGAAGAAGACTGGCTAAAACCAACCGCAAAAAACCTATTTTCAAAAATAGTAAAAGGAAACTATGGGACGGTTTATGCTTCTAGAGAATCCTTGCATGAAATATATTATGTGTCGCAGGAAGAAGGAGTCTCTATAGATGAAATAGTTGCCAGAGGTGCCACTCTAACAGCCATTGAAAACTTGGTTTTTCTAGATACTACATACCTAATTGATTTACTTGCGTTAACATTACTAAAGCAATACCGTTTTACATCCATTTTTGATGCCTATTACGCGGCAACTGCACTAAACCAGGTTGAAGACCACACAATAATTTCAACGGACAAAGTGTTTGATTGCTTGCCAGGGATAAAAAGAATAGACCCCCGCAAAATTTAG
- a CDS encoding VapB-type antitoxin, with amino-acid sequence MRVYSIFQGFIVSVVEIDERGRMTVPKKLGLRKTRAVVIPAGSFFVTIPLPTIPQKEAEGWLHTDKERRELKDEAEKLARQDAVKRAKRRQQL; translated from the coding sequence ATGAGGGTTTATTCTATTTTTCAGGGATTCATAGTGTCTGTGGTTGAAATTGACGAAAGGGGAAGAATGACAGTACCAAAAAAGTTAGGGCTAAGAAAAACAAGAGCCGTAGTAATCCCCGCTGGCTCATTTTTTGTTACCATACCTCTTCCCACTATTCCTCAGAAAGAAGCCGAAGGATGGCTGCACACCGATAAGGAACGGCGGGAGTTAAAAGACGAAGCAGAAAAACTCGCTAGACAAGACGCAGTAAAACGCGCTAAAAGGCGACAACAACTTTGA
- a CDS encoding acetolactate synthase, translating to MPITQVSIFLDNRPGSLYEAMTQLDQNKIKIYALSIADAGEFGLIRLITEEPQKAAKLLEDADFNLAKSKKNTEVTAIFSSKHDRLSKITRILGDAGINIEYAYSSAVHVDGKVALILRPSNVEKAEQMLAENGIEVLSLEQIKKYFQ from the coding sequence TTGCCAATAACACAAGTAAGCATTTTCCTCGACAACAGACCAGGCTCACTCTACGAAGCCATGACCCAACTTGACCAAAACAAAATAAAAATCTACGCCCTATCCATCGCCGACGCAGGCGAATTCGGCTTAATACGCCTAATCACTGAGGAGCCGCAGAAAGCCGCCAAACTGTTGGAAGATGCCGATTTTAACTTGGCAAAGTCGAAAAAGAACACGGAAGTCACAGCGATTTTCAGTTCAAAACATGATAGGCTATCAAAAATCACCAGGATTCTTGGTGACGCTGGAATAAACATAGAATACGCGTACTCTTCTGCTGTTCATGTTGATGGCAAGGTCGCATTAATCCTGCGCCCAAGCAATGTTGAAAAGGCAGAGCAGATGTTGGCGGAAAACGGTATTGAAGTTCTCTCTCTGGAGCAGATTAAAAAGTACTTTCAGTAA